GGGCGAACGTATCGTTTCGAGTATATGTCCAAAGATTCGACGGCCAAATCGGTTTCAATTATTGAGAATCAACAGCATATGGCGTCACTCACTGTATCGGACGACGGCACCTTTGCCTATACGCCGCCCCATGACCCCAAACTGGACCGTTCCGGCCCCTACGATTACAAGCAGACCGTTGTTTTGGTGGAAGAAACCGGTGCAAAGCGTGAATATGCCGCCACCCAAACATTGCTGCTGCACCGGTCCTATACGGCCCGCAACCGGTTGAAGCCCGGGCTGATGCTTTTCGGCGCCGTGTTTCTGGCGGTTTCCCTGATTGTCGTCTTCAATCGAAAATACAGGTGGATCTGATGGTTACAAACTTACGTTTGCTCACCCAGCATGTCATGTTCCTGGCACTCACCTACGGCGGACGCTTCGGCATCAATTTGGGGAACTCCCTGCCCTGTTTCAGTTGTCCCTATGTGCTTGGTAACGGCGGCACTTGCTATTTGATGGCCCTGCAGGGCAATTGGTGGGGGCTGCAAATGACCTGGGCCAATTTGATGAGTGTGATGGGTATACAGTTGCTCACCCATCTGGGAGTCTTCATCCTGCTGGTCATAATTCTGAATAAATACTGGTGCGGCTGGATTTGTCCATTTGGCACCTTGCAGGATTGGCTGACCTATTTACGCCGTTGGTGGGGGATTCGCGAAGCCCAATTCAGTTGGCTGACCAAAGACCGCTTAAAGGCCATCAAGTGGATTTTGCTGGCTTACACGTTGTTGATCCCATTGCTGATTGCGCATGCCGGCTGGCACTATGATTTGCATCTGCCGTTTTGCCGCAGCATTTGCCCGGCCAAACCGTTGATGCCGCTATTTATCGGCCATACCCGCCATTTGGCTCTCGACTTCACCAACACGGTCACTCTGGTTTTTTCGATCCTTTCGGTGAGCATCGCCGCCGGGATGCTGGTGGGCATGTTTTTCAAAGAACGATTTTTCTGTCTGTTTTGTCCGCTGTTGGTTCTGATTCATCTTTTCAGAAAAGTCAGTCCGGTTCGTTTCGAAAAAAATGTTGCAGGATGTACCGGCTGCGGGAATTGTCACCGCATGTGTCCCATGGATATCAGGGATGTTCATGAACAGAAGACGGACAAAGACGTCATCAGCGAGGATTGTCTATTATGCATGACCTGTGCTGAGGCTTGCCCCGAGGACGAGGTGTTGCTGATTAAATTTTTCAAATGGCGGCTGTTTTCCTCGTCCCGAAAATATATGACTCGCCGTTTTACAAAGAAAAAGGTTTCTCATGGATAAAGAAAACAAGATGTCTGATCAGCGGCGCCAAAGACAATTGCAAAAAATCGGTCGCGAAACACAGGCGGAATTTGAAAGCACCCGATCGCAACTACAACAACGCAAGGACTATCGACCAGAATGGGATTATTTTCTCGATTTATTGATGCGGCCTTTTTATCCGGAGACATTGCAAGCGGCTGTCGATAAGCCGGTTGTGGAACATCTATGCAATCAGGCCCCGTTTGAACTGTTTCATGCCATGGGGGTGCACCCGGTCCGGCTGGGCAGCGGGTCTTTTAATGTTGTACGAGTATCGTCCTCCCGTCTGCCGGTTCTCATGTGTCCCTATTTGAAGGCCACCATGGGAATGCTCGAGCTGCACGGCGGTTCCCGACCCGATAGGTTGCATCACGTGGTTCCGACAACCTGTGACTGGGTTGTCAAATTTCCGGAGATGGCGGATACGGTTCAAACGACCTGTTTTCTCGAACTGCCGCATTTGCGTGAAGATGAAAAGGGACAAAAGCGTTGGCTGGAAGAAATATACGGATTGGTTCGTTTTTTAGAGCATCAAACCGGCCGAAAGCTGAAGCGCAAAGCGCTGAAAGCATCAGTGCAGACCTTTATGCACACCTGGGAGGCTGTGGGGCGGCTGATTGAACTCAGACGCAGGCGCCTTCTTTCGGGCATCTGGTTCATGGTGGCGATAAACAGCTTCTTGCTTGATCCCATAGAAATCTGGACCAAACACGTCCTGAAACTATTGGATGCGATTGAATCGGATTCCCCCCAGCCTTTACACCAGGGGCTTTTTTTGGCCGGTTCCCCAATCGTTTTCCCGAATTTTAAACTTCTCAATTTGATTGAAGCGGCGGGAATGGATGTGTGTGCCGATGATTTGTGCACATCCGAACGGATCTGGCCCGGTGGCGTCTGTTATGACGACAGCTCCTACCATGGACTGCTTAAGACATTGGCTGAGCGCTACCACAGGGCTTGTATATGCCCCACCTTTGCTGACAATGAACGGCGGATCAACGGCATTCTTAATACATTGGAGCAGCACCGCATCCGGGGGGTCGTTTTTCATGTGCTTAAAGGATGCCACCCCTTTGATATTGAAAGTTTCGGTCTTGAACCGAAACTGAAACAAAAAGGGTATAAGTTCTTAAGAATCGAAACGGATTATGTGGAAGAGGACAGCCGCAATATTTTAACCCGGCTGGAGGCCTTTAGTGGAATTTAGAAACCCTTGTGCGGACTGGTTCTGATCCAAAGAAGGAGAAGAAAAATATCATGTCAATAAAAGTCGGTATCGATTTGGGTAGTACGGCCATCAAAGTGGTATTTTTAGAAAACAGAGAGATTGTCTGGAAAAAAGTCGTGCCCACGATTCCGGGACAGGCACAAATCGCCAACGATCTGATTTCCGAAGGCCTGTCGGAAACCGGATATTCACCGGATCAATTGAACGATCCGGTCGTGACCGGTTACGGTAAAAACCTGGTCCATGATGCCGGAAAGGTCATCGACGAGGTCAGCGCAAACGCCTTGGGGGTGTTTTTGCTCAGCGATCATAAGGCACGAACCGTGATCAATATCGGCGGGCAGGACGTCAAGGTCATTCGTCTTTCGGAATCCGGCAAATTGATAGACTTTAAAATGAACGACAAATGTGCGGCCGGCACTGGCCGTTTCTTTGAAGTGGCGGGCCGGATTCTGAATACGCCGGTGGACGACTTCGGAGATCTGGGGCAATCCTCAGCAGACACGGTCAATATCAGCAGTACTTGTGTGGTTTTTGCCGAAAGCGAAATCGTTTCCCTGATGGCCAAAGGGATTGAAAGGCAACCCATCATCCGGGGACTGCATGAATCGTTGGCCCGCCGCATTGCCGGGTTGGCTGGAAACCACGACATCGAAGACGCTGTCTACTTAGATGGCGGTTCCGCCAATAACCGCGGTCTGGTTGCTGCCATCGAGGACGAGTTGTGCCGGGACGTCCATGTATTACCGTATCCGCAGTTCAGCGTGGCGTATGGCGCTGCCCGGTCATTGGATTCGACGGTGTAGTGGCCACTCGGAAACAGGAGAGAATTGACGAAACAGCATAACTCGGATATTCTGCTTTTCCTACCGCCGGAGGGGCAGACACCCTAGTCTTGACAACCGGATTTTTATATAGTGTTGTATTCGGGAACATCGTTCTTAATGTCGAAAATTTGAGGTCAAGATCTATTGTCGATAGTCCCATGAAAGCGTGTTATAGGCTTTAAAAGAACCGGCTGATTTTCTAAAGCGTCGGCCTTTCCCGAATGTCGAAGAAATCTCCAACCTGACGGAACATTCAATCTCTCGCCTTGAAACCGAGTTTTTTTTCGATCTTTTTATATAAGCTTCGCTACCGACGTCAATTCTTTGTGATCCTCTTGCTTCTCTATCGCTATTCTCATCCTGGATGGCACTGCCAGTGCCAAATTGTGTGGGTTCCCAAGTACCGCCATCGCATCTTGATCGGGCACGTTGGCCATGAAAAAGGGGGAACGGCATGTGGGCGTTTCCTCGGAAGCAGGATATAAAGATAGTGAAAATGAATATCCATCCGGACCGCCTGGAAAAGAGGGAAATAGCTTGACACAAAAATGAAAAATAGGATAAATTTGTGCAAGAAAATCCAGGTGCTCCTATGGAGTTTAAAAAGGGAACCCCGTGAGAATCGGGGGCGGGCCCGCCGCTGTAATCGGGGACGAAGGCCGCAATATAGCCACTGATATTTTTGTTGGGAAGGCGCGGCCGGTAGGATGATCCGTAAGTCAGAAGACCTGCCTGAGAAAAGTGAGCCGTGAACACGTGGACCGCGTCCGGCTCGAAAACCGCCGCGGATAAAAAAGGGACATCCCCGGATCGAAATTACCATCGGTCCGGGGATTTTTATTTCTCCGGACAGCAAACAAGTCTTCCAAGAAGGAGGAGGAGAGATGAAGATCCGTTTTTTTTCAATTGGATTGGCATGGTGCGTTCTGGTTGCCGGACCTGTATTTGCTGATGAAGTGGCAGTAGAGGGGGATGCCATTCCTTCCATGGAGACGATTGTGGTTACCGCCGGTCGGGTTCCAGAAAAACAGAAAACGCTGACCAACAACGTTTCCGTGATCGATAGGGAGACCATCGAGCAGTCTCCGGCTACGAATGTCGGCGAACTTTTGAAAGAACAGGGCCTGTATGTGCGGGAGTATCCCGGGAACCTATCATCCGTGGGTATCCGCGGGTTCCGAACCGATACCACGGGCAACGATCTGACCAGCAAGGTGTTGGTTCTCCTGGATGGACGGCGCGCCGGTACCGGCAACCTGGCTAAAATCATGACTAAAAACATAGAACGGGTGGAGATCGTTCGCGGACCGGCCTCGGTCCAGTATGGCACGTCTGCCGTAGGCGGAATCGTAAACGTAATCACGCGACAGGGCAGCGGCACCCCAACAGCTTTTGTGGAAGGCGGTTTCGGCAGCTGGCGATACGAAGAGGCTTCTGCCGGCGGGCAGGGAGAGATCAATGGATTAGATTTTTCCATTGCCGGAACCCGTTCCAGTATGGACGACTACGATACCGCCGACGGCGAGAAATACCCCAATACCGGCTACGACGAAAAGGAAAACCTCAGCCTCAATGTCGGTTACAATTTCAACGCCAGTCATCGGTTGGGGGTCATCTACACCAATTTTTCGGTGGATGAAGCCGGTTCCCCGTATTATCTCAGTCAAAACGATACAACCAGCTATTTAGACAAGTCCAACCATTCGTTGGATGTCATGTATACTGGTGGAACCGACGGTGGGCGTTTTGAATGGACGATGCGCTATTTTTCAGGCAAAGACAAAGATAAGTACGTCGCCCCGTCCTATTCCTATATCAGCGATACGGTTGTCGACCGCGAGGGCGCCCAGGCCCAGGTATCAGCAAATTTTGGAACCACCACGATTACCGGTGGCATGGACTGGATCAACTACGAGATCGAATCCACAGACACGCCAACACGTTCCACCTATGATAACCCGGCCGGTTTTCTGCTTGCCAAGACCCGAC
This window of the uncultured Desulfosarcina sp. genome carries:
- a CDS encoding 4Fe-4S binding protein, with product MVTNLRLLTQHVMFLALTYGGRFGINLGNSLPCFSCPYVLGNGGTCYLMALQGNWWGLQMTWANLMSVMGIQLLTHLGVFILLVIILNKYWCGWICPFGTLQDWLTYLRRWWGIREAQFSWLTKDRLKAIKWILLAYTLLIPLLIAHAGWHYDLHLPFCRSICPAKPLMPLFIGHTRHLALDFTNTVTLVFSILSVSIAAGMLVGMFFKERFFCLFCPLLVLIHLFRKVSPVRFEKNVAGCTGCGNCHRMCPMDIRDVHEQKTDKDVISEDCLLCMTCAEACPEDEVLLIKFFKWRLFSSSRKYMTRRFTKKKVSHG
- a CDS encoding 2-hydroxyacyl-CoA dehydratase family protein; amino-acid sequence: MDKENKMSDQRRQRQLQKIGRETQAEFESTRSQLQQRKDYRPEWDYFLDLLMRPFYPETLQAAVDKPVVEHLCNQAPFELFHAMGVHPVRLGSGSFNVVRVSSSRLPVLMCPYLKATMGMLELHGGSRPDRLHHVVPTTCDWVVKFPEMADTVQTTCFLELPHLREDEKGQKRWLEEIYGLVRFLEHQTGRKLKRKALKASVQTFMHTWEAVGRLIELRRRRLLSGIWFMVAINSFLLDPIEIWTKHVLKLLDAIESDSPQPLHQGLFLAGSPIVFPNFKLLNLIEAAGMDVCADDLCTSERIWPGGVCYDDSSYHGLLKTLAERYHRACICPTFADNERRINGILNTLEQHRIRGVVFHVLKGCHPFDIESFGLEPKLKQKGYKFLRIETDYVEEDSRNILTRLEAFSGI
- a CDS encoding acyl-CoA dehydratase activase — encoded protein: MSIKVGIDLGSTAIKVVFLENREIVWKKVVPTIPGQAQIANDLISEGLSETGYSPDQLNDPVVTGYGKNLVHDAGKVIDEVSANALGVFLLSDHKARTVINIGGQDVKVIRLSESGKLIDFKMNDKCAAGTGRFFEVAGRILNTPVDDFGDLGQSSADTVNISSTCVVFAESEIVSLMAKGIERQPIIRGLHESLARRIAGLAGNHDIEDAVYLDGGSANNRGLVAAIEDELCRDVHVLPYPQFSVAYGAARSLDSTV
- a CDS encoding TonB-dependent receptor, which produces MKIRFFSIGLAWCVLVAGPVFADEVAVEGDAIPSMETIVVTAGRVPEKQKTLTNNVSVIDRETIEQSPATNVGELLKEQGLYVREYPGNLSSVGIRGFRTDTTGNDLTSKVLVLLDGRRAGTGNLAKIMTKNIERVEIVRGPASVQYGTSAVGGIVNVITRQGSGTPTAFVEGGFGSWRYEEASAGGQGEINGLDFSIAGTRSSMDDYDTADGEKYPNTGYDEKENLSLNVGYNFNASHRLGVIYTNFSVDEAGSPYYLSQNDTTSYLDKSNHSLDVMYTGGTDGGRFEWTMRYFSGKDKDKYVAPSYSYISDTVVDREGAQAQVSANFGTTTITGGMDWINYEIESTDTPTRSTYDNPAGFLLAKTRLLNERMILSAGGRYDQYEVEVKDGQGGKEEDDHFSPNVGVAYLVSQNIKLRANYGQAFVMPGANELAADITDHYTGARTVGNANLSPEKSTTWEGGIDFSISGVFASLTYFYTDFEDKIEQVTLSGGISSWENLGDSTISGIEGELNVDLGVLFDWTFELRPYLRFTYLTQYEDEETGEDLQYTPDWTASYGICFSNGMGLSAALNIAYTGEQEIEDWEDWDWMVSAEPEVITLGSSTVASLTISKILLASDRWGKLTLKGDITNLFNSDYAYAKGYPMPGRSYFLGLRYDI